In Citrobacter sp. RHB25-C09, the following proteins share a genomic window:
- a CDS encoding YcbK family protein, giving the protein MDNFDANRRKLLALGGVALGAAILPAPAFATLSTPRPRILTLNNLHTGESIKAEFFDGRAYIQDELAKLNHFFRDYRANKVKSIDPGLFDQLFRLQGLLGTRKPVQLISGYRSPVTNNELRAHSRGVAKQSYHTKGQAMDFHIEGISLSNIRKAALSMRAGGVGYYPRSNFVHIDTGPLRHW; this is encoded by the coding sequence ATGGACAACTTTGACGCTAATCGCCGCAAACTGCTGGCGTTAGGTGGCGTTGCACTCGGTGCCGCCATCTTACCTGCACCTGCGTTTGCCACACTCTCCACCCCGCGTCCGCGTATTTTGACCCTCAATAACCTGCATACCGGGGAGTCAATCAAAGCGGAATTTTTTGATGGCAGAGCTTATATTCAGGATGAATTAGCCAAACTTAACCATTTTTTCCGTGACTATCGCGCGAATAAGGTGAAGTCCATCGACCCAGGACTCTTTGACCAACTCTTTCGTCTGCAAGGGCTGTTGGGGACCCGCAAACCCGTGCAGTTGATTTCTGGCTACCGCTCACCCGTGACGAATAACGAACTGCGTGCGCACAGCCGTGGGGTAGCGAAGCAAAGCTATCACACCAAAGGCCAGGCCATGGATTTTCATATTGAAGGTATTTCGTTGAGCAATATCCGCAAAGCTGCGTTATCTATGCGCGCAGGTGGTGTAGGATACTACCCACGCAGTAACTTTGTGCATATTGACACCGGGCCGTTGCGGCACTGGTGA
- a CDS encoding MBL fold metallo-hydrolase, with the protein MNYRIIPVTAFSQNCSLIWCEQTRLAALVDPGGDAETIKQEVEASGVTLMQILLTHGHLDHVGAAAELAAHYGVPVIGPEKEDEFWLQGLPAQSRMFGLDECQPLTPDRWLNEGDSVSVGNVALQVLHCPGHTPGHVVFFDDQSKLLISGDVIFKGGVGRSDFPRGDHNQLIDSIKRKLLPLGDDVTFIPGHGPMSTLGYERVHNPFLQDEMPVW; encoded by the coding sequence ATGAACTATCGTATTATTCCGGTCACCGCCTTCTCCCAGAACTGTTCTTTGATCTGGTGTGAACAAACCCGTCTGGCAGCGCTTGTCGATCCCGGCGGCGATGCGGAAACCATCAAACAGGAAGTTGAAGCCAGCGGCGTGACGCTGATGCAAATTCTCCTCACCCACGGACATCTCGATCACGTTGGTGCGGCGGCGGAACTGGCAGCCCATTACGGTGTACCCGTTATCGGTCCGGAAAAAGAGGATGAGTTCTGGCTCCAGGGCCTGCCTGCCCAGAGTCGCATGTTTGGCCTTGATGAGTGTCAGCCTCTGACGCCCGATCGTTGGCTCAACGAAGGGGACAGCGTCAGCGTCGGGAATGTCGCTTTACAGGTACTTCATTGTCCGGGCCACACGCCAGGGCACGTAGTGTTTTTTGATGATCAATCGAAACTGCTGATTTCCGGCGATGTGATTTTTAAAGGCGGAGTTGGGCGCAGTGATTTCCCGCGTGGCGACCATAATCAGTTGATTGATTCGATCAAACGTAAGCTGCTGCCGCTGGGTGATGACGTGACGTTTATTCCGGGTCATGGCCCGATGTCGACGCTGGGCTATGAGCGGGTGCACAACCCGTTCCTGCAGGATGAAATGCCAGTCTGGTAA
- the aspC gene encoding aspartate transaminase, which translates to MFENITAAPADPILGLADLFRADDRPGKINLGIGVYKDETGKTPVLTSVKKAEQYLLENETTKNYLGIDGIPEFGRCTQELLFGKGSVLVNDKRARTAQTPGGTGALRVAADFLAKNTSAKRVWVSNPSWPNHKSVFNSAGLEVREYAYYDAESHSLDFDALLNSLSEAQAGDVVLFHGCCHNPTGIDPTLEQWQTLAQLSVEKGWLPLFDFAYQGFARGLEEDAEGLRAFAALHKELIVASSYSKNFGLYNERVGACTLVAADAETVDRAFSQMKSVIRANYSNPPAHGASVVATILSNDALRAIWEQELTDMRQRIQRMRLLFVNTLQEKGANRDFSFIIKQNGMFSFSGLTKEQVLRLREEFGVYAVASGRVNVAGMTPDNMAPLCEAIVAVL; encoded by the coding sequence ATGTTTGAGAACATTACCGCCGCCCCTGCCGACCCAATTCTGGGCCTGGCCGATCTGTTTCGTGCTGATGACCGCCCCGGGAAAATCAACCTTGGAATCGGTGTATATAAAGATGAAACTGGCAAAACGCCGGTGCTTACCAGCGTAAAAAAAGCCGAGCAGTATCTCCTCGAAAATGAAACAACGAAAAATTACCTCGGCATTGACGGTATTCCTGAATTTGGCCGTTGCACACAGGAACTGCTGTTCGGTAAAGGCAGCGTGCTGGTTAACGACAAGCGCGCACGCACGGCGCAAACCCCAGGCGGTACTGGCGCATTGCGCGTTGCTGCCGATTTCCTGGCGAAAAACACATCGGCAAAACGCGTGTGGGTGAGCAATCCGAGCTGGCCGAACCACAAGAGCGTGTTTAATTCCGCCGGTCTGGAAGTGCGCGAATATGCCTATTACGACGCTGAAAGCCACTCTCTGGACTTCGACGCGCTGCTAAATAGCCTGAGCGAAGCCCAGGCTGGGGATGTGGTGCTGTTCCACGGTTGCTGCCATAACCCAACCGGGATCGACCCTACGCTAGAGCAATGGCAAACGCTGGCGCAACTTTCTGTAGAAAAAGGCTGGCTGCCGCTGTTTGATTTCGCGTACCAGGGCTTTGCCCGTGGTCTGGAAGAAGATGCAGAAGGTCTGCGCGCCTTTGCCGCACTGCACAAAGAGCTGATCGTCGCGAGCTCTTACTCGAAGAACTTTGGCCTGTACAACGAGCGTGTAGGTGCCTGTACGCTCGTTGCGGCTGACGCTGAAACCGTAGACCGCGCCTTCAGCCAGATGAAGTCCGTCATTCGTGCTAACTATTCCAACCCGCCAGCACACGGCGCTTCTGTGGTGGCGACTATTCTCAGCAACGACGCGCTGCGCGCGATTTGGGAGCAGGAACTGACCGACATGCGCCAGCGCATTCAGCGTATGCGTCTGCTGTTTGTGAATACCTTGCAAGAGAAAGGTGCGAATCGCGATTTCAGCTTCATCATCAAACAAAACGGCATGTTCTCTTTCAGCGGCCTGACCAAAGAACAGGTGCTGCGTCTGCGTGAAGAGTTTGGCGTTTACGCCGTGGCCTCTGGCCGCGTCAACGTTGCCGGAATGACGCCGGATAACATGGCGCCGCTGTGCGAAGCCATCGTCGCAGTACTGTAA